From Sander lucioperca isolate FBNREF2018 chromosome 14, SLUC_FBN_1.2, whole genome shotgun sequence, the proteins below share one genomic window:
- the lhfpl2a gene encoding LHFPL tetraspan subfamily member 2a protein, with amino-acid sequence MCHVIVTCRSMLWTLLSIVTAFGELIAFMSTDWLVGFPRTPDAVFGPHGATTAGEAYRPTLGIYGRCIKLPHLKRGILCGPYAIHFGEIASGFWQATSIFLAAGILLLCAVAFISVFTMCFQSIMKKSIFNVCGLLQGIAGLFLILGLMLYPAGWGSDKVQLYCGPDAAPYRAGLCSMGWAFYTAMGGTVLTFICAVFSAQAEIATSSDKVQEEIEEGKSLICLL; translated from the exons ATGTGCCATGTCATTGTCACCTGCCGCTCCATGCTGTGGACTCTGCTGAGTATTGTGACCGCGTTCGGAGAGCTCATCGCCTTCATGAGCACTGACTGGCTGGTGGGATTCCCCCGCACACCCGATGCCGTCTTCGGCCCCCATGGGGCCACCACAGCCGGAGAGGCCTACAGGCCCACTTTAGGCATCTACGGCCGCTGTATAAAACTGCCCCACCTGAAGCGTGGAATACTGTGCGGACCGTACGCGATACACTTTGGGGAGATTGCCAGCGGGTTCTGGCAGGCAACTTCTATCTTCCTGGCGGCAGGGATCCTGCTGCTGTGTGCCGTGGCGTTCATCTCGGTCTTCACCATGTGCTTCCAGAGCATCATGAAGAAGAGCATCTTCAACGTGTGTGGACTGCTGCAAGGGATCGCAG GTCTGTTCCTGATCCTGGGTCTGATGTTGTACCCCGCTGGCTGGGGTTCAGACAAGGTCCAGCTGTACTGCGGTCCCGACGCGGCTCCGTACCGGGCCGGGCTCTGCTCCATGGGCTGGGCCTTCTACACCGCCATGGGCGGCACCGTGCTCACCTTCATCTGCGCTGTCTTCTCCGCACAGGCCGAGATCGCCACCTCCAGCGACAAGGTCCAGGAGGAGATTGAGGAAGGGAAAAGCCTCATCTGCCTCCTCTGA